A single Triticum dicoccoides isolate Atlit2015 ecotype Zavitan chromosome 2A, WEW_v2.0, whole genome shotgun sequence DNA region contains:
- the LOC119356632 gene encoding ABC transporter G family member 37-like, translated as MSREIHRVASLQRDSSLWRRGDDVFSRTSSRFHDEEDDEEALRWAALERLPTYDRVRRGILMVEEGGEKVDVDVARLGAHESRALIERLVRAADDDHENFLLRLKERMDRVGIDYPTIEVRFEKLEVEAEVRVGNRGLPTIVNSVTNTLEAVGNALHIIPSRKQAMNVLHDVNGIIKPRRMTLLLGPPGSGKTTLLLAMAGKLDKELKVSGKVTYNGHGMDEFVPQRTAAYISQHDLHIGEMTVRETLAFSARCQGVGTRYEMLIELARREKAANIKPDHDIDVYMKASAIGGQESSIVTEYILKILGLDICADTMVGNEMLRGISGGQRKRVTTGEMLVGPAKALFMDEISTGLDSSTTYQIVNSLRQTIHILGGTAVISLLQPAPETYNLFDDIILLSDGQVVYQGPRENVLEFFEFMGFKCPSRKGVADFLQEVTSKKDQEQYWCRGDRPYSFVPVKQFADAFRSFHVGQSIEKELKEPFDRTRSHPAALATSKFGVSRKELLKATIDRELLLMKRNAFMYIFKLVNLTLMAFIVMTTFFRTTMHRNVEYGIIYLGALFFALDTIMFNGFAELAMTVMKLPVFFKQRDLLFFPAWAYTIPSWILQIPITFVEVGVYVFTTYYVIGFDPSVSRFFKQYLLLLAINQMSSSLFRFIAGIGRDMVVSHTFGPLTLLAFVALGGFILARPSIKKWWIWGYWISPLSYAQNALSTNEFLGPSWNQVVNGTNETIGVTVLKSRGIFTEAKWYWIGLGAMVGYTLLFNLLYTVALSVLSPLTDSHPSMSEEELKEKHANLSGKALEDHKEKNSRTQELELSHISDRNSAISGVDSSGSRKGLVLPFTPLSLTFNDTKYSVDMPEAMKAQGVTEDRLLLLKGVSGSFRPGVLTALMGVSGAGKTTLMDVLAGRKTGGYIEGEITVSGYPKKQETFARISGYCEQNDIHSPHVTVYESLIFSAWLRLPSDVDSERRKMFIEEVMDLVELTSLRGALVGLPGVNGLSTEQRKRLTIAVELVANPSIIFMDEPTSGLDARAAAIVMRTVRNTVNTGRTVVCTIHQPSIDIFEAFDELFLMKRGGEEIYVGPVGQNSSTLIEYFEEIEGISKIKDGYNPATWMLEVSSSAQEEMLGIDFAEVYRQSELYQRNKELIKELSMPPSGSRDLNFPTQYSRSFVTQCLACLWKQNWSYWRNPSYTAVRLLFTIVIALMFGTMFWGLGNKTRSQQDLFNAMGSMYAAVLYIGVQNSGSVQPVVVVERTVFCRERAAGMYSAFPYAFGQVAIEFPYIMVQALIYGGLVYSMIGFEWTVAKFLWYLFFMYFTMLYFTFYGMMAVGLTPNESIAAIISSAFYNVWNLFSGYIIPRPKLPIWWRWYAWICPVAWTMYGLVASQFGDLHHPLDTGVPGPKITVAQFVRDYYGFHHDFLWVVAVVHVAFTVLFAFLFSFAIMRFNFQKR; from the exons ATGAGTCGAGAGATCCACCGGGTGGCGAGCCTGCAGCGGGACAGCTCGCTATGGCGTCGCGGCGACGACGTCTTCtcccggacgtcgtcgcggttccacgacgaggaggacgacgaggaggcgctGCGGTGGGCGGCCCTGGAGCGGCTGCCGACGTACGACCGCGTGCGGCGCGGGATCCTCATGGTGGAGGAGGGCGGGGAGAAGGTGGACGTGGACGTGGCCCGGCTGGGCGCCCACGAGAGCCGGGCGCTCATCGAGCGGCTCGTTCGCGCCGCCGACGACGACCACGAGAACTTCCTCCTCAGGCTCAAGGAGCGCATGGACAGGGTCGGCATCGACTACCCCACCATTGAGGTGCGGTTCGAGAAGCTGGAGGTCGAGGCCGAGGTGCGCGTCGGCAACCGCGGCCTCCCCACCATCGTCAACTCCGTCACAAACACCCTCGAG GCCGTCGGGAACGCGCTCCACATCATCCCCAGCAGGAAGCAGGCCATGAACGTCCTACACGATGTCAACGGGATCATCAAGCCCCGGAGGATGACACTGCTGCTTGGACCTCCTGGCTCAGGCAAGACGACACTGCTACTGGCGATGGCAGGGAAGCTCGACAAGGAGCTCAAGGTCTCAGGGAAGGTCACATACAATGGCCACGGGATGGACGAGTTCGTCCCGCAGAGGACCGCAGCTTACATCAGCCAGCACGATCTCCACATTGGGGAGATGACCGTGAGGGAGACGCTGGCGTTCTCGGCCCGGTGCCAAGGTGTTGGCACTAGATACG AGATGCTTATTGAGCTGGCCAGAAGGGAAAAGGCAGCGAACATCAAGCCAGATCATGATATCGATGTCTACATGAAG GCCTCAGCTATCGGAGGGCAAGAATCAAGTATTGTGACAGAATACATACTAAAG ATACTAGGACTGGATATTTGTGCTGACACGATGGTAGGCAATGAGATGCTAAGGGGTATATCTGGTGGACAACGTAAGCGTGTCACAACAG GTGAAATGCTCGTTGGCCCTGCAAAAGCTCTGTTCATGGATGAGATATCCACTGGGCTGGATAGCTCAACCACATACCAGATTGTGAATTCTCTCAGGCAGACTATCCACATCCTAGGCGGAACTGCTGTCATCTCCTTGCTCCAGCCAGCCCCTGAAACATACAACTTGTTTGACGACATTATACTCCTCTCCGACGGGCAGGTTGTGTACCAGGGCCCCCGGGAAAATGTGCTCGAGTTCTTTGAGTTCATGGGCTTCAAATGCCCTAGCAGAAAGGGTGTTGCTGATTTTTTACAGGAG GTGACATCAAAGAAAGACCAGGAGCAATATTGGTGCAGGGGTGACAGGCCATATAGTTTTGTACCTGTGAAGCAATTTGCGGATGCATTCCGTTCCTTCCATGTCGGGCAGTCCATAGAGAAGGAGCTTAAAGAGCCATTTGATAGGACCAGGAGCCACCCTGCTGCTCTGGCTACTTCCAAGTTTGGTGTCAGCAGGAAAGAGTTGCTCAAAGCCACTATCGATAGAGAACTTCTACTGATGAAGAGGAACGCATTCATGTACAtattcaaacttgtcaat TTAACTCTAATGGCATTCATTGTGATGACCACATTTTTCCGCACAACCATGCACCGCAATGTTGAATATGGAATTATCTATTTGGGGGCCTTGTTCTTTGCTCTCGACACAATAATGTTTAATGGTTTTGCGGAGCTTGCGATGACCGTAATGAAACTTCCGGTCTTCTTCAAGCAGAGGGATCTTCTTTTCTTTCCTGCATGGGCCTACACCATACCATCGTGGATTCTTCAGATCCCTATCACCTTTGTTGAAGTCGGAGTTTATGTTTTCACCACATATTATGTCATTGGATTTGATCCTAGTGTAAGCAG GTTTTTTAAGCAGTATCTGCTgctccttgcaatcaatcaaatGTCATCTTCATTGTTCCGCTTCATTGCTGGAATTGGAAGAGACATGGTTGTGTCCCACACATTTGGACCTTTAACATTGTTGGCTTTTGTAGCATTGGGTGGCTTTATCCTTGCAAGAC CTAGTATCAAAAAGTGGTGGATTTGGGGTTACTGGATATCTCCGCTATCATATGCACAAAACGCTCTCTCAACAAACGAATTTCTAGGACCCAGTTGGAACCAA GTTGTTAATGGAACAAATGAGACCATTGGAGTTACCGTGCTTAAGAGTCGTGGCATCTTTACAGAAGCCAAGTGGTATTGGATTGGGCTTGGTGCCATGGTTGGATACACTCTCCTCTTCAACCTGCTCTACACTGTAGCCCTTTCAGTTTTGAGTC CGTTGACAGACTCTCACCCATCAATGTCTGAAGAGGAACTGAAAGAAAAACATGCAAATTTAAGTGGTAAAGCTCTAGAGGATCATAAGGAAAAGAATTCTAGGACGCAAGAACTGGAATTATCTCACATTAGTGACCGAAACTCAGCGATTAGTGGTGTGGATTCTAGTGGCAGCAGGAAGGGACTAGTACTTCCATTTACACCACTGTCACTTACCTTTAACGACACAAAATACTCGGTGGACATGCCAGAG GCAATGAAAGCACAAGGAGTAACGGAAGACCGCTTGTTGCTTTTAAAGGGTGTCAGTGGTTCTTTTAGGCCAGGAGTACTTACTGCATTAATGGGTGTGAGTGGTGCTGGAAAGACAACCCTGATGGATGTTTTAGCCGGTAGGAAAACCGGAGGATACATAGAGGGAGAAATCACCGTATCAGGCTATCCAAAGAAGCAAGAGACCTTTGCACGTATCTCAGGATACTGTGAGCAAAATGATATTCATTCTCCACATGTGACAGTATATGAATCGCTCATATTTTCCGCATGGCTGCGGCTTCCTTCAGATGTTGATTCAGAAAGAAGAAAG ATGTTCATCGAGGAGGTCATGGATCTAGTAGAGCTCACATCATTGAGGGGTGCACTTGTTGGGCTTCCTGGAGTGAATGGTCTGTCAACTGAGCAACGCAAGAGGCTTACAATTGCCGTGGAGCTTGTTGCTAACCCGTCGATCATTTTTATGGACGAGCCAACATCTGGTCTTGATGCTCGAGCAGCTGCAATTGTGATGAGGACTGTCAGGAACACTGTTAACACTGGTAGGACCGTTGTTTGCACCATTCACCAGCCAAGTATTGACATATTTGAAGCATTTGATGAG CTTTTCCTAATgaagagagggggagaagaaatTTATGTTGGTCCTGTTGGACAAAATTCATCAACTTTGATTGAGTATTTTGAG GAAATTGAAGGCATTAGTAAGATAAAAGATGGATATAACCCAGCAACGTGGATGTTGGAAGTGTCCTCTAGTGCCCAGGAGGAAATGCTGGGTATTGATTTCGCTGAAGTTTACAGACAATCAGAACTATATCA AAGGAACAAGGAACTCATAAAGGAGCTAAGCATGCCACCTTCTGGCTCTAGAGATCTCAACTTCCCTACACAGTACTCTAGATCATTCGTTACACAGTGTCTAGCTTGCTTGTGGAAGCAAAACTGGTCATATTGGAGAAACCCATCCTACACAGCAGTGAGATTACTATTCACCATCGTCATTGCTCTAATGTTCGGAACAATGTTCTGGGGCCTTGGAAATAAAAC TCGAAGCCAGCAGGACTTATTTAATGCCATGGGATCAATGTATGCTGCAGTACTATACATCGGTGTGCAAAACTCTGGTTCTGTTCAACCAGTTGTCGTGGTGGAGCGGACAGTCTTTTGCCGGGAAAGAGCAGCTGGCATGTATTCAGCTTTTCCATATGCATTTGGACAG GTTGCGATTGAATTTCCATACATCATGGTTCAGGCTTTGATATATGGCGGGCTCGTCTATTCCATGATAGGATTTGAGTGGACAGTTGCCAAGTTCTTGTGGTACCTGTTCTTCATGTACTTCACCATGCTATATTTCACGTTCTATGGAATGATGGCTGTAGGCTTGACACCGAATGAGAGCATAGCAGCTATCATCTCATCAGCATTCTACAACGTATGGAACCTCTTCTCAGGATATATAATCCCCCGACCT AAACTTCCTATTTGGTGGAGGTGGTACGCATGGATTTGCCCGGTGGCATGGACGATGTACGGACTGGTTGCCTCCCAGTTTGGTGATCTCCACCATCCGCTCGATACGGGAGTCCCAGGCCCAAAGATAACTGTGGCCCAGTTTGTCAGGGACTATTATGGCTTCCATCATGACTTCTTGTGGGTTGTGGCGGTGGTGCACGTTGCTTTCACCGTGTTGTTCGCCTTCCTGTTCAGTTTCGCCATCATGAGGTTCAACTTCCAGAAGAGATGA